One window of the Epinephelus moara isolate mb chromosome 24, YSFRI_EMoa_1.0, whole genome shotgun sequence genome contains the following:
- the park7 gene encoding Parkinson disease protein 7 homolog, whose amino-acid sequence MAGKRALVILSKGAEEMETVIPVDIMRRAGIAVTVAGLTGKEPVQCSRNVLICPDTSLEEASTQGPYDVVLLPGGMPGAQNLAESPAVKEVLKNQDGRKGLIAAICAGPTALLAHGIGFGSTVTTHPAMKEKMMAGDHYKYSEARVQKDGHYITSRGPGTSFEFALTIVEELMGAEVAAQVKAPLVMKD is encoded by the exons ATGGCAGGAAAGAGAGCGTTAGTGATCCTGTCTAAAGGTGCAGAGGAGATGGAGACTGTTATCCCTGTGGACATCATGCGGAGAGCTGGG ATCGCAGTGACGGTTGCAGGACTGACGGGCAAAGAGCCAGTCCAGTGCAGCAGAAACGTCCTCATCTGTCCTGATACCAGCCTGGAGGAGGCCAGCACACAG ggCCCGTACGATGTGGTGCTGCTGCCAGGAGGGATGCCAGGGGCCCAGAATCTGGCAGAG TCTCCTGCTGTGAAGGAGGTGCTGAAGAATCAAGATGGCAGAAAAGGCCTGATTGCAGCCATCTGTGCAG GTCCCACGGCTCTTCTGGCACATGGCATCGGGTTTGGCAGCACAGTCACCACACATCCTGCCATGAAGGAGAAGATGATGGCTGGag aCCACTATAAATATTCAGAGGCTCGAGTACAGAAGGATGGACATTACATCACCAGCCGTGGGCCAGGAACCAGTTTCGAGTTTGCCCTGACGATTGTAGAGGAACTTATGGGGGCTGAGGTTGCAGCTCAAGTCAAGGCTCCTCTTGTTATGAAAGACTGA